The proteins below are encoded in one region of Peptococcaceae bacterium 1198_IL3148:
- the hisZ gene encoding ATP phosphoribosyltransferase regulatory subunit — protein MASPRLGRLPDGVRDLQPAEAKRKRQMEQSFADLVEKWGYQEVVTPTFEYFENLTSGTSDDDKLYKFLDRQGHLMAMRPDMTRPIARLVSTRMRNVDFPLRLYYLSHAFNYEEPLVGRQREIYQAGVEILGASGPAADAEAIALAVEAMQVCGLQDFRLSLGHVGLFHSLMKEFNLPEAQVETIKAAVGNKDFVKLTEQLSATDLSPADQRRLTSLMSLRGGPEVINQAAQLLDNEETMAALNNLKQVYNTLTSYGVQHKVAIDLGLLLKLDYYTGVVFEGYTLSLGFPICGGGRYDHLLGHFGSNLPATGFALSIDQLLVANEKQQGPAKEDTVDVLVAWQSGFLSAAVKKAQTLRAQGLKVKLALSASTQEQADAKSTGVAKVIFINGQE, from the coding sequence ATGGCGTCACCTAGATTAGGCAGGCTACCCGATGGAGTAAGGGATTTGCAACCTGCAGAGGCTAAACGAAAAAGACAAATGGAACAAAGCTTTGCAGACCTGGTAGAAAAGTGGGGCTATCAAGAGGTGGTTACCCCCACCTTTGAGTACTTTGAAAATCTAACCTCAGGCACCAGCGATGATGATAAACTGTATAAATTCCTAGACCGTCAGGGTCATTTGATGGCCATGAGACCGGATATGACTCGTCCCATCGCCCGGTTGGTATCCACCAGGATGCGCAATGTGGATTTTCCTTTGCGTCTGTACTACTTGTCCCATGCTTTTAACTATGAGGAACCACTGGTGGGCAGACAGCGGGAAATCTATCAAGCGGGCGTAGAAATACTGGGTGCCTCCGGGCCAGCGGCTGATGCTGAGGCCATTGCGTTGGCCGTTGAAGCGATGCAAGTTTGTGGGTTGCAAGATTTCCGCTTAAGTCTGGGCCATGTCGGCCTGTTCCATTCACTGATGAAAGAATTTAATTTACCTGAAGCACAAGTGGAAACAATTAAAGCTGCGGTGGGCAATAAAGACTTTGTAAAGTTAACTGAACAGTTGTCAGCCACCGACCTGTCTCCGGCGGATCAAAGGCGGCTTACCAGTCTAATGTCATTGAGGGGTGGCCCCGAGGTGATAAATCAGGCTGCCCAGTTGTTGGATAATGAAGAAACCATGGCTGCGCTCAATAATTTGAAGCAAGTATATAATACCCTCACCAGCTATGGTGTCCAACATAAAGTGGCCATCGACTTGGGATTGCTGTTGAAATTGGATTATTACACTGGAGTGGTTTTTGAAGGATATACATTGTCCTTGGGCTTTCCCATTTGCGGTGGCGGTAGATATGACCATTTGCTAGGACACTTTGGTTCTAATTTACCGGCCACTGGCTTTGCCCTAAGCATTGATCAATTATTGGTGGCCAATGAAAAACAACAGGGTCCGGCAAAGGAAGATACCGTGGATGTGCTGGTGGCCTGGCAATCTGGCTTTTTATCTGCCGCAGTGAAAAAGGCCCAAACCCTTAGAGCCCAGGGTTTAAAGGTAAAATTAGCCCTTAGCGCCTCCACCCAAGAGCAAGCCGACGCTAAATCAACCGGCGTTGCTAAAGTTATTTTTATCAATGGCCAAGAATAG
- a CDS encoding YerC/YecD family TrpR-related protein: MEYQGKLKQPLNDRLFEAILTLENIDDCYRFFEDICTVSELHALAQRLEVAKMLQANRTYGDIAAKTGASTATISRVKRCLNYGADGYKLALQRLAKQQNGSEKPLDEQER; this comes from the coding sequence ATGGAATACCAAGGCAAATTGAAACAACCTTTAAATGATCGGTTGTTTGAAGCGATACTAACGTTAGAAAATATAGATGATTGTTATCGTTTCTTTGAAGATATATGTACTGTTTCTGAACTACATGCATTGGCCCAACGATTGGAAGTGGCTAAAATGCTGCAAGCCAACCGCACTTACGGTGATATAGCGGCTAAAACCGGGGCCAGCACAGCCACCATCAGCCGAGTAAAACGCTGTTTAAATTACGGTGCCGATGGTTATAAGTTGGCGTTACAGCGTTTAGCGAAGCAGCAAAATGGTTCAGAAAAACCATTGGACGAACAGGAGAGATAG
- a CDS encoding superoxide dismutase family protein → MIPIAIAHLKGGPLAPNIRGIVRFYRVPDGTWVCVEVTGLPKYQPATNHQQPIGPHGFHIHQFGKCEVGSPNDPFQAAGGHWNPTNQPHGNHAGDFPVLFSNNGKAKMCFLTNKFEPKEAIGKAVIIHQNPDDYRSQPAGDAGKRLACGVIRAYNQCPHCGKRIP, encoded by the coding sequence ATGATACCTATAGCCATTGCACACTTAAAGGGAGGTCCATTGGCACCTAATATCAGAGGCATTGTGCGTTTTTACCGGGTACCTGATGGCACTTGGGTTTGTGTCGAGGTAACCGGCTTGCCCAAATATCAGCCTGCCACCAACCATCAGCAACCCATTGGTCCCCATGGTTTTCATATTCATCAGTTTGGAAAATGTGAAGTGGGGTCACCCAATGATCCATTCCAAGCTGCCGGCGGCCATTGGAATCCCACTAACCAACCCCACGGCAATCATGCCGGAGACTTTCCAGTGTTATTTTCTAACAACGGTAAAGCAAAAATGTGTTTTTTGACCAATAAATTCGAGCCCAAAGAGGCCATTGGTAAAGCAGTGATCATTCATCAAAACCCAGACGATTACCGCTCGCAACCAGCAGGCGATGCCGGCAAAAGATTAGCCTGTGGAGTAATTAGAGCTTACAACCAATGCCCCCATTGTGGCAAAAGAATACCGTAG
- a CDS encoding HepT-like ribonuclease domain-containing protein, with amino-acid sequence MIARERYKAPKTYAEAFVILVDQGILPKEKETTFIKMAKFRNRIVHLYQEVDDREVYAIMKESLADSQAFVRAIVNKVL; translated from the coding sequence ATAATTGCTAGAGAACGTTATAAAGCTCCCAAAACCTATGCAGAAGCCTTTGTTATTTTAGTGGATCAGGGTATTTTACCTAAAGAAAAAGAAACAACCTTTATTAAAATGGCAAAGTTTCGTAACCGAATAGTTCATCTTTACCAAGAAGTGGATGACAGAGAAGTATATGCAATTATGAAAGAAAGTTTAGCTGACTCCCAAGCATTTGTTAGGGCAATAGTAAATAAAGTATTATAA
- a CDS encoding nucleotidyltransferase domain-containing protein gives MEALIPKLKQVLQNRKNIAAVYIFGSYGSSEYQTAYSDIDLGVIFLPDVQIG, from the coding sequence ATGGAAGCCTTAATTCCCAAGTTAAAACAAGTGCTACAAAACAGAAAAAATATAGCTGCGGTTTACATATTTGGCTCCTATGGCAGCAGCGAATATCAAACCGCATACAGTGATATAGATTTAGGTGTTATTTTTCTGCCAGATGTGCAGATCGGTTAG
- a CDS encoding MalY/PatB family protein, with product MKYDFETVLNRVNTGSTKWEQMKEWNPNLSENIVPFSVADMEIKNPPEIIEGLKKYLDSTILGYTVPTESYYKAVCGWMKKRHHWEIEPEWIVGTPGVVSAFYSAIKAFSEPGDGVIIMPPVYYPFFKAAANENRKVVTSPLINNGSTYVIDYEDLAKKAQHPNNKILLFCSPHNPVGRVWTKEELHRVGEICLENNVLIISDEIHFDLVMPGYKHTVFASLSDELANNMIVCTAPSKTFNLAGLHTSNIIIPNKEIREKYTEYIMSTGLFSLNILGYKACELAYTECEDWLNQLIVHIHKNHLVLKKYIEENMPMIKVYPLEGTYLQWLDFNALGLDNDELEKLMHQEALLFFDEGYIFGEEGNGYERMNIACPTKVMLEGLERLAKTIRTRY from the coding sequence ATGAAGTATGATTTTGAAACGGTGTTAAACAGAGTAAATACAGGCTCTACCAAGTGGGAACAGATGAAGGAATGGAATCCCAACCTATCAGAAAACATCGTGCCTTTCTCTGTTGCGGATATGGAAATTAAAAATCCACCGGAAATAATTGAGGGATTAAAAAAATATCTTGATTCTACAATCCTAGGTTATACTGTGCCGACAGAAAGCTACTATAAAGCTGTATGTGGATGGATGAAAAAAAGACATCATTGGGAAATAGAGCCTGAATGGATTGTTGGTACACCTGGGGTGGTAAGTGCCTTTTACTCAGCAATAAAGGCTTTTTCAGAACCAGGTGATGGCGTCATCATTATGCCCCCTGTTTATTATCCTTTTTTTAAAGCTGCGGCAAATGAAAACAGAAAAGTGGTGACAAGTCCACTGATAAATAATGGGTCAACCTATGTTATAGACTATGAGGATTTAGCAAAGAAAGCACAGCATCCCAATAATAAAATATTATTATTTTGTAGTCCCCATAATCCTGTGGGCAGAGTGTGGACAAAGGAAGAGTTGCACCGGGTAGGGGAAATTTGCTTAGAAAATAATGTGCTGATTATTTCTGATGAGATTCACTTTGACCTGGTAATGCCTGGCTATAAACATACTGTATTTGCCAGTCTTTCTGACGAGCTGGCAAATAATATGATAGTCTGTACTGCACCTAGCAAAACCTTTAACTTAGCAGGATTGCATACGTCTAATATTATCATCCCTAACAAAGAAATAAGGGAGAAGTATACTGAGTATATTATGTCTACCGGACTTTTTTCATTAAACATTCTGGGTTATAAAGCCTGTGAGTTAGCCTATACAGAATGTGAAGACTGGTTAAATCAATTAATAGTCCATATTCATAAAAACCATCTGGTACTTAAAAAGTATATTGAAGAAAATATGCCCATGATTAAGGTATATCCCCTTGAAGGAACTTACTTACAGTGGCTGGATTTTAATGCCCTGGGTTTAGATAATGATGAACTTGAGAAGCTAATGCACCAGGAAGCGCTGCTGTTCTTTGATGAAGGATATATATTTGGAGAAGAAGGTAATGGCTACGAGCGCATGAATATAGCATGCCCAACTAAAGTTATGCTGGAAGGGCTAGAAAGACTTGCTAAAACCATTAGGACCCGCTATTAG